A single window of uncultured Methanospirillum sp. DNA harbors:
- a CDS encoding S8 family serine peptidase codes for MNHTFKVSIHYGIIILFLISVAVSASADTINYRQQGTDSGKSLQVLPQHAEDRIIVKYKPDAKGPDQTLSSFMDNTNKMIGGTVMTDLSPMGISGMQIIRPPDNRSAEEAISEYAKQPEVLYAEADHIISLSPNETADPVSDTVGSSGSSSVTPDDPSYALQWGLHNTGQSPFYGTAGADIDAPIAWNTTTGSGVVVAVVDTGVDYTHEDLAVNIWINPGEIAGNGIDDDGNGYIDDIRGWNFCSATNDPMDDNGHGTHCAGIVAAVGNNGVGVTGVNWKTKIMPLKFLDSSGSGYTSDAISAILYANKMGAKVISNSWGGTDSSRSLKDAIEASSAVVVCAAGNDAENIDTTPLYPASYNNSNIIAVAATDYNDKLASFSNYGSKSVDIAAPGVMIRSTYSDNRYAYLSGTSMATPYVSGVAALVYASNTSLSSTGVKAKILAGAETLSSLNGKVVSNGRLNAANVVKSSSDGDNQDPGDSTGDLVASFTASPRSGHSPLPVQFVDTSSTGETAWNWNFGDGSSSGMKNPRHIYQNKGSYTVTLKISKGKKNGTLTRIGYITIQ; via the coding sequence ATGAACCATACATTCAAGGTCAGCATACATTATGGAATCATTATTCTGTTCCTCATCAGTGTAGCCGTGTCTGCATCAGCAGATACCATAAATTACAGGCAGCAGGGAACTGATTCGGGAAAGAGCCTGCAGGTTTTACCCCAGCATGCAGAGGATCGGATCATCGTCAAATACAAACCTGATGCAAAGGGCCCTGATCAAACCCTGAGTTCGTTCATGGATAATACGAACAAAATGATTGGTGGGACGGTCATGACTGACCTCTCTCCGATGGGAATTTCAGGGATGCAGATCATCAGGCCGCCGGATAACCGGAGTGCAGAAGAAGCAATCTCCGAGTATGCAAAACAGCCCGAAGTTCTATATGCAGAGGCTGATCACATCATTTCATTATCACCAAACGAGACCGCGGATCCGGTGAGTGATACTGTGGGTAGTTCTGGTTCATCATCGGTCACCCCTGATGACCCGTCATATGCACTTCAGTGGGGACTCCATAATACCGGTCAGTCACCCTTCTATGGAACTGCAGGAGCAGATATTGATGCTCCGATAGCCTGGAACACTACGACTGGATCAGGCGTTGTTGTGGCAGTCGTGGACACCGGGGTTGATTACACCCATGAAGATCTGGCTGTAAATATCTGGATCAATCCTGGAGAGATTGCAGGGAATGGTATAGATGATGACGGGAACGGGTACATCGACGATATTCGGGGATGGAACTTCTGCAGCGCTACCAATGATCCAATGGATGACAACGGACATGGGACTCACTGTGCCGGCATCGTCGCCGCTGTAGGCAATAACGGGGTTGGTGTGACCGGTGTGAATTGGAAAACCAAAATTATGCCCCTAAAATTCCTGGACTCATCAGGAAGCGGGTACACGTCTGATGCGATCTCTGCAATTCTGTATGCAAACAAGATGGGTGCAAAGGTCATCTCAAACTCGTGGGGAGGAACCGATTCATCCCGTTCCTTAAAGGATGCGATTGAAGCATCTTCGGCGGTAGTGGTCTGTGCTGCAGGCAACGATGCAGAAAATATTGACACAACCCCACTCTACCCGGCATCATACAACAATTCAAACATCATCGCTGTTGCAGCAACTGATTACAACGACAAACTTGCCTCATTCTCTAATTATGGTTCAAAATCTGTGGATATCGCTGCGCCAGGGGTTATGATAAGAAGCACATATTCAGATAACCGGTATGCATACTTGTCTGGAACCTCGATGGCAACGCCTTATGTATCAGGGGTTGCAGCACTTGTATATGCTTCCAACACTTCGCTCTCCAGTACCGGAGTTAAGGCAAAGATCCTGGCCGGTGCAGAAACACTCAGTTCACTGAACGGGAAGGTGGTAAGCAACGGAAGACTCAACGCTGCAAATGTGGTAAAGTCATCATCTGATGGGGATAATCAGGATCCCGGGGATTCAACCGGAGACCTTGTAGCCTCATTCACTGCTTCTCCGAGATCAGGACATTCGCCTCTCCCGGTCCAGTTTGTTGACACCTCATCTACAGGTGAGACCGCGTGGAACTGGAACTTTGGCGATGGTAGTAGTTCGGGAATGAAAAATCCACGGCATATCTATCAGAACAAAGGCAGTTACACCGTAACATTGAAGATCTCAAAAGGAAAGAAGAATGGAACACTAACGAGAATCGGATATATCACGATTCAATAG